The Vitis riparia cultivar Riparia Gloire de Montpellier isolate 1030 chromosome 3, EGFV_Vit.rip_1.0, whole genome shotgun sequence genome includes a region encoding these proteins:
- the LOC117910950 gene encoding HVA22-like protein a: protein MGLMNVLKFSAACFDLLGWPLFALGYPLCASIRAIETNSISDVRKWVAYWVLFSLISLFDHTFAKLLEWVPFWPYIKLMVICWMVIPHFDGSYSVYQHLVHPCLSMDHK from the exons ATGGGTTTGATGAATGTTCTCAAATTCTCAGCTGCATGCTTTGATCTTCTTGGCTG GCCTCTGTTTGCACTGGGTTATCCTCT ATGTGCTTCAATTCGGGCAATTGAGACTAACTCAATCTCAGACGTTCGGAAGTGGGTGGCGTATTGGGTTCTATTTTCCTTGATTTCACTCTTTGATCATACTTTTGCCAAGCTCCTTGAATG GGTACCATTCTGGCCTTACATAAAGCTGATGGTCATCTGCTGGATGGTGATACCGCATTTTGATGGTTCATATTCTGTCTATCAACACCTAGTTCATCCATGCTTGTCCATGGATCACAAG
- the LOC117910906 gene encoding uncharacterized protein LOC117910906, whose protein sequence is MNWLFNESKKKFHSREDFLVSADQYIKEKGPEALEKLLARKLRSTKPNVEVKEIKAPAAPEKKGEQWKCEEPNVAEKEIQVVKVTDIKNGGMEQRGVKVQMVLRRRSK, encoded by the exons ATGAATTGGCTCTTCAATGAATCAAAAAAGAAGTTTCATAGCAGAGAAGACTTTCTTGTTTCAGCAGACCAATATATTAAGGAGAAGGGACCTGAAGCTTTGGAGAAACTACTTGCTAGGAAG TTGAGGAGCACAAAACCTAATGTTGAAGTGAAAGAGATCAAAGCACCTGCAGCACCGGAGAAAAAAGGGGAACAG TGGAAGTGTGAAGAGCCTAATGTTGCAGAAAAGGAGATCCAAGTAGTCAAAGTAACAGACATAAAAAATGGGGGGATGGAGCAAAGAGG TGTGAAGGTGCAAATGGTGCTAAGAAGGAGATCAAAGTGA